One part of the Ornithorhynchus anatinus isolate Pmale09 chromosome 21, mOrnAna1.pri.v4, whole genome shotgun sequence genome encodes these proteins:
- the RTN4R gene encoding reticulon-4 receptor, whose translation MKRAIAGGSRLLILVLGLALPPRASSCPPACVCYREPMVTVSCQQQGLTAVPADIPAHSQRIFLHRNRISSVGAASFAACCRNATILWVHSNNLSRIEPGALAGLARLEELDISDNRQLRTLDPAAFRGLGRLRTLRADRCGLLELAPGLLRGLGSLRYLYLQDNALRRLPEDAFLDLAGLAYLFLHGNRLQSLPEHAFRGLRGLDRLLLHENRIAQVHRRAFRGLGRLLTLYLFNNSLSELAGEALAPLQSLQYLRLNANPWVCDCRARSLWAWLRRFGGSSSEVECRRPAHLAGRDLKSLAEAELDGCADPGGGGGGGDAGLGGGLDPLLKCCRPQPETEKSFLYEASGPAAPLGPRPGPSPRPAKEKENMAKPPPPRNATHKQINDSPFGTPPGRPEPPRTAPASAPAPPRRRPACSRRNRTKPHCRLPQPGNGSAARLGPGLRLLILPLGWSLLAGC comes from the coding sequence gAAGCCGACTGCTGATCCTGGTCCTGGGCCTGGCCCTCCCGCCTCGCGCCTCGTCCTGCCCGCCGGCCTGCGTGTGCTACCGCGAGCCCATGGTGACGGTCAGCTGCCAGCAGCAGGGCCTGACGGCCGTGCCCGCCGACatccccgcccacagccagcGCATCTTCCTGCACCGGAACCGCATCTCGTCCGTGGGCGCCGCCAGCTTCGCCGCCTGCTGCCGCAACGCCACCATCCTGTGGGTGCACTCCAACAACCTCAGCCGCATCGAGCCCGGGGCGCTGGCCGGCCTGGCCCGCCTGGAGGAGCTGGACATCAGCGACAACCGCCAGCTGCGCACGCTGGACCCGGCCGCCTTCCGCGGGCTGGGCCGCCTGCGCACGCTGCGCGCCGACCGGTGCGGGCTGCTGGAGCTGGCGCCGGGCCTGTTGCGCGGCCTGGGCTCGCTGCGCTACCTCTACCTGCAGGACAACGCGCTGCGGCGCCTGCCCGAGGACGCCTTCCTGGACCTGGCCGGCCTGGCCTACCTCTTCCTGCACGGCAACCGGCTGCAGAGCCTGCCCGAGCACGCCTTCCGCGGGCTGCGGGGCCTGGACCGCCTGCTGCTGCACGAGAACCGCATCGCCCAGGTGCACCGCCGGGCCTTCCGCGGCCTGGGCCGCCTGCTGACCCTCTACCTGTTCAACAACAGCCTGAGCGAGCTGGCGGGCGAGGCGCTGGCCCCGCTGCAGTCGCTGCAGTACCTGCGCCTCAATGCCAACCCCTGGGTGTGCGACTGCCGGGCCCGCTCGCTCTGGGCCTGGCTGCGCCGCTTCGGCGGCTCCTCCTCGGAGGTGGAGTGCCGGCGGCCCGCGCACCTGGCCGGCAGGGACCTCAAGAGTCTGGCCGAGGCCGAGCTGGACGGCTGCGCCGACCccggcggagggggaggcgggggcgacgCGGGGCTCGGCGGCGGCCTCGACCCGCTGCTCAAGTGCTGCCGGCCCCAGCCCGAGACCGAAAAGTCCTTCCTCTACGAGGCCTCCGGGCCGGCGGCGCCCCTCGGCCCGAGGCCGGGACCCTCCCCGCGGCCCgccaaggagaaggagaacatggccaagcccccgccgccccgcaacGCCACGCACAAGCAGATCAACGACTCGCCCTTCGGCACGCCGCCCGGCCGGCCGGAGCCCCCGCGCAcggcccccgcctcggcccccgcgCCGCCCCGGAGGCGCCCGGCCTGCTCCCGGAGGAACCGCACCAAGCCGCACTGCCGCCTCCCGCAGCCCGGCaacggctccgccgcccgcctgggGCCCGGCCTCCGCCTCCTCATCCTGCCGCTCGGCTGGAGCCTGCTGGCCGGCTGctga